From a single Micromonospora sp. WMMD1102 genomic region:
- a CDS encoding ATP-binding cassette domain-containing protein has protein sequence MIEVYGLSKRYGRTLAVDGISCTIRPGQVTGFLGPNGAGKSTTMRMILGLDRPSAGRVLVDGRSYPEHPVPLRAVGALLEARSAHPGRRAYHHLLWLAQSNRIPRSRVAEVLALVGLESVSRRRVGTFSLGMVQRLGIAAALLGDPPVLLFDEPVNGLDPEGIRWIRELMRGLAAEGRTVLVSSHLMSEMALTAEHLVVIGQGRLLADTGMREFVAANSGSAVRILTPEPERLRDVLAAAGIRVEAGEDGALLAYDVETARVGDLIAANRLTVHEVGVRQASLEEAFMRLTATAVRYRSVGGER, from the coding sequence GTGATCGAGGTGTACGGGCTCAGCAAGCGCTACGGCAGGACCCTGGCGGTGGACGGGATCTCCTGCACGATCCGCCCCGGGCAGGTGACCGGCTTCCTCGGCCCGAACGGCGCGGGCAAGTCGACGACGATGCGGATGATCCTCGGCCTGGACCGCCCGAGCGCCGGCCGGGTACTCGTCGACGGCCGGAGCTATCCCGAGCACCCGGTGCCGCTGCGTGCGGTCGGGGCGCTCTTGGAGGCACGGTCGGCGCACCCGGGACGCCGCGCGTACCACCACCTGCTGTGGCTGGCGCAGAGCAACCGGATCCCGCGTTCCCGGGTCGCCGAGGTGCTCGCCCTGGTCGGCCTGGAGAGCGTGTCGAGGCGGCGGGTCGGTACCTTCTCGCTCGGCATGGTGCAGCGGCTCGGCATCGCCGCCGCACTCCTCGGCGACCCGCCGGTGCTGCTCTTCGACGAGCCGGTGAACGGGCTGGACCCGGAGGGCATCCGGTGGATCCGGGAGCTGATGCGCGGGCTCGCGGCCGAGGGGCGGACGGTCCTCGTCTCCAGCCACCTGATGAGCGAGATGGCGCTGACCGCGGAGCACCTGGTGGTGATCGGGCAGGGCCGGCTGCTCGCCGACACCGGGATGCGGGAGTTCGTGGCGGCGAACTCGGGTTCGGCGGTCCGGATCCTTACCCCGGAGCCGGAGCGGCTGCGCGACGTACTGGCGGCTGCCGGAATCCGGGTCGAGGCGGGGGAGGACGGTGCGCTGCTGGCGTACGACGTCGAGACCGCCCGGGTCGGCGACCTAATCGCGGCCAACCGGCTGACCGTGCACGAGGTGGGCGTGCGGCAGGCATCCCTGGAGGAGGCGTTCATGCGGCTGACCGCCACGGCGGTGCGGTACCGATCCGTCGGAGGCGAACGGTGA
- a CDS encoding ABC transporter permease subunit translates to MNTATGTPGIGAVLLAELTKIRTLRSTVWTLLPTVVLGVGVSLLAGLSFATQSPAQRLDFDPLFPAFYGLTLGQLPLVVFGILVMAGEYSSGTIRVTLLAVPRRGHCYLGKVLGTALLAAAVALPTVLVCFFAAQAALGRYGVGLGAEGALPALVGGFLHLVLLCLFALGVAAMLRSPVRALAVLLPIFFLGSQGLGNIPGLRKVTQYLPDQTSWVILHLAGSQDEARWARDYGAWTGIALLLLWTAASLLGGYLVLRRRDA, encoded by the coding sequence GTGAATACGGCGACCGGGACCCCCGGGATCGGCGCGGTGCTGCTGGCCGAGCTGACGAAGATCCGTACCCTCCGGTCGACCGTCTGGACACTGCTGCCGACGGTCGTCCTCGGCGTCGGCGTCAGCCTGCTGGCCGGGCTGAGCTTCGCCACCCAGAGCCCGGCGCAGCGGCTCGATTTCGACCCGCTGTTCCCCGCCTTCTACGGCCTGACGCTCGGACAGCTTCCACTGGTGGTCTTCGGGATCCTGGTGATGGCGGGGGAGTACAGCTCCGGCACCATCCGGGTCACCTTGCTCGCGGTGCCGCGCCGGGGCCACTGCTACCTCGGCAAGGTGCTCGGCACGGCGCTGCTCGCCGCCGCCGTCGCACTGCCCACCGTGCTGGTCTGCTTCTTCGCCGCGCAGGCCGCGCTCGGCCGGTACGGCGTCGGCCTCGGTGCCGAGGGTGCCCTGCCGGCGCTGGTCGGCGGTTTCCTGCACCTGGTGCTGCTCTGCCTCTTCGCGCTCGGCGTCGCGGCGATGCTGCGCAGTCCGGTACGCGCGCTGGCGGTGCTGCTGCCGATCTTCTTCCTCGGCTCGCAGGGGCTCGGCAACATCCCCGGGCTGCGTAAGGTCACCCAGTATCTGCCGGACCAGACGAGCTGGGTGATCCTGCACCTCGCCGGGTCGCAGGACGAGGCCCGCTGGGCCCGGGACTACGGTGCGTGGACCGGGATCGCCCTCCTCCTGCTCTGGACCGCCGCCTCCCTGCTCGGCGGCTACCTGGTACTACGCCGCCGCGACGCCTGA
- a CDS encoding DUF72 domain-containing protein: protein MILVGTSGWQYRDWRDRFYTGLPQRRWLEHYAERFSTVEVNNAFYRLPERDVFAAWRARTPDDFCVAVKMSRYLTHVKRLREPAEPVARFLDRATALGDRLGPVLVQLPPNLPADVAALAEVLARFPAGVRVAVEPRHPSWWTAATRRVLERYGAALCWADRRGRPVTPLWRTADFGYLRLHEGRAEPRPRYGRTALRSWLDRIGTTYPGAEPVFVYFNNDPGGAAIVDAGALAALARHRGVPVSRTP from the coding sequence ATGATCCTCGTCGGCACCTCCGGGTGGCAGTACCGCGACTGGCGGGACCGGTTCTACACCGGCCTGCCGCAGCGGCGCTGGCTGGAGCACTACGCGGAACGGTTCAGCACGGTCGAGGTGAACAACGCCTTCTACCGGCTGCCCGAACGGGACGTCTTCGCCGCCTGGCGCGCCCGTACCCCGGACGACTTCTGTGTGGCGGTCAAGATGAGCCGCTACCTGACGCACGTCAAGCGGCTGCGGGAGCCGGCCGAACCCGTCGCCCGGTTCCTCGACCGGGCCACCGCGCTCGGCGACCGGCTCGGCCCGGTACTGGTGCAACTGCCGCCCAACCTGCCCGCCGACGTCGCGGCGCTGGCCGAGGTGCTGGCCCGGTTCCCCGCCGGGGTGCGGGTCGCGGTGGAGCCGAGGCATCCGTCCTGGTGGACGGCGGCAACCCGGCGGGTACTCGAACGGTACGGCGCCGCGCTCTGCTGGGCGGACCGGCGCGGCCGGCCGGTGACCCCGCTGTGGCGTACCGCCGACTTCGGTTACCTGCGGCTGCACGAGGGCCGCGCCGAGCCCCGCCCCCGGTACGGCAGGACGGCGCTGCGCTCCTGGCTGGACCGGATCGGCACGACCTATCCCGGTGCCGAGCCGGTCTTCGTCTACTTCAACAACGACCCGGGCGGCGCGGCGATCGTCGACGCGGGCGCACTCGCCGCGCTCGCCCGGCACCGCGGCGTCCCGGTCAGTCGGACACCGTGA
- a CDS encoding TetR/AcrR family transcriptional regulator, with translation MPEHESTIWMRREQAPVGRPAERSRTEITTAALAVADREGLEAVSMRRVAAALGTGAASLYRYVANREDLLDLMTDSVAAEYALSAPTGDWQADLLAVGRQTRQIMRRHPWLPTLVVSRPTLGPHGIDLLEHVLDVLADHPAAPGRKLEAFALLNALTALFVQNELAATAPGTRRQASYLAHVAASGAHPRIAALLADGAAEGGPADPFDTVLVAALTGVLG, from the coding sequence GTGCCGGAACACGAATCGACGATCTGGATGCGCCGGGAGCAGGCACCGGTCGGACGCCCCGCCGAGCGCAGCCGCACGGAGATCACCACCGCCGCGCTGGCGGTGGCCGACCGGGAGGGCCTCGAAGCCGTCTCCATGCGGCGCGTCGCCGCCGCCCTGGGCACCGGTGCCGCCTCGCTCTACCGCTACGTGGCCAACCGGGAGGATCTGCTCGACCTGATGACCGACAGCGTCGCGGCCGAGTACGCCCTCTCCGCTCCCACCGGTGACTGGCAGGCCGACCTGCTCGCGGTCGGCCGGCAGACCCGCCAGATCATGCGTCGGCATCCGTGGTTGCCGACCCTGGTCGTCAGCCGCCCCACCCTCGGACCACACGGGATCGACCTGCTCGAACACGTGCTCGACGTGCTCGCCGACCATCCCGCCGCACCCGGGCGGAAACTCGAGGCCTTCGCCCTGCTGAACGCTCTGACCGCGCTATTCGTCCAGAACGAGCTGGCCGCTACCGCACCCGGCACCCGGCGCCAGGCCAGCTACCTTGCCCACGTGGCCGCTTCGGGCGCGCACCCCCGGATCGCCGCGCTGCTCGCCGACGGCGCGGCCGAGGGCGGACCGGCGGACCCGTTCGACACCGTGCTCGTGGCTGCCCTGACCGGTGTGCTCGGCTGA
- a CDS encoding TraR/DksA C4-type zinc finger protein, producing MLVNEAIGTRRSAADGDQIRRALQARYDELTVEYDETLAQSQVLRLVEVGDTAGDDQADSGTKTAERDTAQSLLRTILDRRAQFEHALSRLAEGTYGWCEGCGDSIPVERLEIFPSATTCVTCKQSRERRAA from the coding sequence ATGCTCGTCAACGAGGCAATCGGCACCCGCCGCTCGGCGGCCGACGGCGACCAGATCCGCCGCGCCCTGCAGGCCCGCTACGACGAGCTGACCGTCGAGTACGACGAGACGTTGGCGCAGAGCCAGGTGCTCCGGCTGGTCGAGGTCGGCGACACGGCCGGCGACGACCAGGCGGACAGCGGTACGAAGACGGCCGAGCGGGACACCGCACAGTCGCTGCTGCGCACCATCCTCGACCGGCGGGCCCAGTTCGAGCACGCGCTCAGTCGGCTGGCCGAGGGGACGTACGGCTGGTGTGAGGGCTGCGGTGACTCGATTCCGGTGGAGCGGCTGGAGATCTTCCCGTCCGCCACCACCTGTGTCACCTGCAAGCAGTCCCGGGAACGCCGGGCGGCCTGA
- a CDS encoding alpha/beta hydrolase: MPRFADNGGIRIAFEELGGAGGEPLLLVMGLGVSRFWWPAGLVGELVRRGFHVVAYDQRDAGESTHLPDHPAGSPIGALLRRPAPAYSAEDLTDDAVAVLDALGWPRAHVFGHSLGGLVAQRIAIRHPARVLTVSTSAAVPSDARGLGVLRYLRPTTVARFARLRAPDTPAGRLALAVAVVDVLAPGRHVDERDVREFVDKDAAHGVTSLRDAGAQSRQVGAKWQGDRLDRITAPTLVLHGDRDPLLRTAAARDIAAAVPGARLRILPGLGHFVTSEHWTSYADEIRRLARQGRPTGPARDGS; the protein is encoded by the coding sequence ATGCCGCGCTTTGCCGACAACGGCGGAATCCGCATCGCGTTCGAGGAGCTGGGCGGCGCGGGCGGTGAACCGCTGCTGCTGGTCATGGGACTGGGCGTCTCGCGGTTCTGGTGGCCCGCCGGGCTGGTCGGCGAGCTGGTGCGTCGCGGGTTTCACGTCGTGGCCTACGACCAGCGCGACGCGGGCGAGTCCACCCACCTGCCCGACCACCCCGCCGGCTCGCCGATCGGTGCCCTGCTCCGGCGCCCGGCCCCCGCCTACAGCGCCGAGGACCTGACCGACGACGCGGTCGCCGTGCTGGACGCCCTCGGCTGGCCGCGTGCGCACGTCTTCGGGCACTCCCTGGGCGGGCTGGTGGCGCAGCGCATCGCGATCCGCCACCCGGCGCGGGTACTGACCGTCAGCACCTCTGCGGCCGTGCCCAGCGACGCGAGGGGTCTGGGCGTACTCCGCTACCTGCGCCCGACGACCGTGGCGCGGTTCGCCCGGCTGCGCGCCCCGGACACCCCGGCGGGCCGGCTGGCCCTGGCGGTGGCCGTCGTCGACGTCCTGGCACCCGGCCGGCACGTCGACGAGCGCGACGTGCGCGAGTTCGTCGACAAGGACGCCGCGCACGGGGTCACCAGCCTCCGGGACGCCGGGGCGCAGAGCCGTCAGGTCGGCGCGAAGTGGCAGGGGGACCGGCTCGACCGGATCACCGCACCGACCCTGGTGTTGCACGGCGACCGCGACCCGTTGCTGCGGACGGCGGCGGCCCGGGACATCGCCGCCGCCGTACCCGGCGCCCGGCTGCGCATCCTGCCCGGCCTGGGGCACTTCGTCACCAGTGAGCACTGGACCAGCTACGCCGACGAGATCCGCCGGCTCGCCCGGCAGGGGCGCCCGACCGGCCCGGCACGCGACGGCAGCTAG
- a CDS encoding histidine kinase, with the protein MRRHLLPVVVLPVVVLLAETGFALAGAREPAPSAVLWHATLVAVVIGVRHRAAVAGLIGALLLLALSDGGYVLLLWAAYHAGRESLTRAGTVTLAGALGGALAVELLTAPADPRTIPNLVSTYLVFALLPVLVGRYLAQHERLVASLDRHNRQLRRERELLAEQEQLRERLRIARDMHDSLGHRLSLVSVQAAALEVAELPPVQRQAVRQLAGAARGALDELYELVGALRGGSGADRRATGTDRIGPLVAEFRAAGMPVELREEGEAVPLGEAAGQAAYRVVEEGLTNALKHAPGRPVTVGLRWETDALLLTVDNPLPEAGAPAPHGQAGHELTAHGLTGHGLTGLRERAEQAGGFVAYRIVEAGDSAHPDSGARCWRLLAMLPAAGPADERVEPPGRPGIRTLVLGLVTAALMFVAMPASMLLGVR; encoded by the coding sequence ATGCGCCGACACCTGCTGCCCGTCGTCGTACTCCCCGTCGTCGTGCTGCTCGCCGAGACCGGGTTCGCGCTGGCCGGCGCCCGCGAACCGGCACCCTCGGCGGTGCTCTGGCACGCCACGCTGGTGGCGGTGGTCATCGGAGTACGGCACCGGGCCGCGGTCGCCGGGCTGATCGGCGCGCTGCTGCTCCTCGCGCTCTCCGACGGCGGGTACGTGCTGCTGCTCTGGGCCGCCTACCACGCTGGGCGGGAGTCACTGACCCGGGCCGGCACCGTGACGCTGGCCGGGGCGTTGGGCGGCGCGCTCGCCGTGGAGCTGCTGACCGCGCCGGCCGATCCGCGGACGATCCCGAACCTGGTCTCGACGTACCTGGTCTTCGCCCTGCTTCCGGTGCTGGTCGGGCGATACCTGGCCCAGCACGAACGGCTGGTCGCCAGCCTCGACCGGCACAACCGGCAGCTGCGCCGGGAACGGGAGCTGCTCGCCGAGCAGGAGCAGCTCCGGGAGCGGCTGCGGATCGCCCGGGACATGCACGACTCGCTCGGCCACCGGCTCAGCCTCGTCTCGGTGCAGGCCGCCGCACTGGAGGTGGCCGAACTGCCGCCGGTGCAGCGGCAGGCGGTGCGGCAGCTCGCCGGGGCGGCACGCGGCGCCCTGGACGAGCTCTACGAGCTGGTGGGTGCGTTGCGCGGCGGGTCCGGTGCCGACCGGCGGGCAACGGGGACGGACCGGATCGGCCCGCTGGTGGCGGAGTTCCGGGCCGCCGGGATGCCGGTCGAGCTGCGCGAGGAGGGCGAGGCGGTGCCGCTGGGGGAGGCGGCCGGGCAGGCGGCGTACCGGGTGGTGGAGGAAGGGCTGACGAACGCGCTCAAGCACGCACCGGGGCGGCCGGTGACGGTGGGACTGCGCTGGGAGACGGACGCGCTGCTGCTCACCGTCGACAACCCGCTGCCCGAGGCCGGAGCACCGGCCCCGCACGGGCAGGCGGGGCACGAACTGACGGCACACGGGCTGACGGGGCACGGGCTGACGGGGCTGCGGGAACGGGCGGAGCAGGCGGGCGGCTTCGTCGCGTACCGGATCGTCGAGGCCGGGGATTCCGCCCACCCGGACAGCGGCGCCCGGTGCTGGCGGCTGCTCGCGATGCTGCCCGCCGCCGGGCCGGCCGACGAGCGCGTGGAACCGCCCGGACGGCCGGGAATCCGTACCCTCGTCCTCGGGCTCGTCACCGCGGCCCTGATGTTCGTGGCGATGCCGGCGAGCATGCTGCTGGGGGTGCGCTGA
- a CDS encoding winged helix-turn-helix domain-containing protein, which yields MTLSIPLVGNDEVLTAPARRLLEAARELVERGEATISGGFVGQPERRAEAAAPRTPARPGTSTATGANEMHILAASRSVLLGGEPLPLTRLEFDLLMHLVAHPRRVFTRLQLLTAVWGYEHTGVRTVDVHIRRLRGKVGDVPLITTVYGVGYRLADDAVVTIDRNA from the coding sequence GTGACACTGAGCATCCCGCTGGTCGGCAACGACGAGGTGCTGACGGCACCGGCCCGCCGGCTGCTGGAGGCGGCCCGCGAACTGGTCGAACGGGGCGAGGCGACGATCAGCGGTGGTTTCGTCGGCCAGCCGGAACGCCGCGCCGAGGCCGCCGCGCCGCGTACTCCGGCCCGGCCGGGCACCTCCACCGCGACCGGGGCCAACGAGATGCACATCCTCGCCGCCTCCCGGTCCGTGCTGCTCGGCGGCGAGCCGCTGCCACTCACCAGGCTGGAGTTCGACCTGCTGATGCACCTGGTGGCGCATCCCCGGCGGGTCTTCACCCGGCTCCAGCTCCTCACCGCGGTCTGGGGCTACGAGCACACCGGGGTACGCACCGTGGACGTGCACATCCGGCGGCTGCGCGGCAAGGTCGGCGACGTACCGTTGATCACCACCGTCTACGGGGTCGGCTACCGGCTGGCCGACGACGCCGTGGTGACAATCGACCGCAACGCCTGA
- a CDS encoding DUF72 domain-containing protein — MGEIKVGTASWTDRTLLESGWYPAGADTPERRLAYYAERFPLVEVDATYYSPPAQRTAELWVGRTPAGFTFNVKAFSLLTGHPTRVSALYKDLRPETEKRNVYPGDLTAQAYEEVWTRFLSALEPLAGAGKLGALLFQFPPWFTIKRDNKQYLLEVSRRCGPLRPVFEFRHASWFADGNREETLGFLREHELAYVSVDMPQGHRSSVPPVLAATADLAVVRFHGHSDKWTSKDIHQKFGYHYSERELADWAPKLRELADETTETHVLFNNCYRDYAQTNAARLNDLLAG, encoded by the coding sequence ATGGGTGAGATCAAGGTCGGCACGGCCTCGTGGACCGACCGGACCCTGCTGGAGTCGGGCTGGTATCCGGCGGGCGCGGACACTCCGGAGCGGCGGCTGGCCTACTATGCCGAGCGGTTTCCACTTGTCGAGGTCGACGCCACCTACTATTCGCCGCCCGCGCAGCGGACCGCCGAACTGTGGGTCGGGCGCACCCCGGCCGGGTTCACCTTCAACGTCAAGGCGTTCAGCCTGCTCACCGGGCACCCGACCCGGGTCTCCGCGCTCTACAAGGACCTGCGGCCGGAGACGGAGAAGCGCAACGTCTATCCCGGCGACCTGACGGCGCAGGCGTACGAGGAGGTGTGGACCCGGTTCCTCTCCGCGTTGGAGCCGCTGGCCGGGGCCGGGAAACTCGGTGCGCTGCTGTTCCAGTTCCCGCCCTGGTTCACCATCAAGCGGGACAACAAGCAGTATCTGCTGGAGGTTTCCCGGCGCTGCGGTCCGCTGCGGCCGGTTTTCGAGTTCCGGCACGCCTCCTGGTTCGCCGACGGCAACCGGGAGGAGACCCTGGGGTTCCTCCGCGAGCACGAGTTGGCGTACGTCTCGGTCGACATGCCGCAGGGACACCGCTCGTCGGTGCCGCCGGTGCTGGCCGCCACCGCCGACCTGGCGGTGGTCCGGTTCCACGGGCACAGTGACAAGTGGACCAGCAAGGACATCCACCAGAAGTTCGGCTACCACTACTCGGAGCGGGAGTTGGCGGACTGGGCGCCCAAGCTGCGCGAACTCGCCGACGAGACGACCGAGACACACGTGTTGTTCAACAACTGCTATCGCGACTACGCGCAGACGAACGCGGCGCGGCTCAACGACCTCCTCGCCGGTTGA
- a CDS encoding uridine kinase, whose amino-acid sequence MRVRPITPELLVQELADRLAAERADGWLRVAVDGPPAAEPDRLADALVDPLRVRGRPAVRIDAADFLRPASLRYEQGRTNPDAYYLGWLDEPGLRREVLDPAGPAGSGRILPSLWNAETDRATRAGYLTLPPGGVLLVSGPILLGGSLPFDVAVHLVLSPGALARRTPQAQRWTLPAFARYADEVAPTTFADVVVRLDDPRHPALVE is encoded by the coding sequence ATGAGGGTCCGCCCGATCACGCCCGAGCTGCTGGTGCAGGAGCTTGCCGACCGGCTGGCCGCCGAGCGCGCCGACGGCTGGTTGCGGGTGGCCGTCGACGGGCCGCCGGCCGCCGAGCCGGACCGGCTCGCGGACGCGCTTGTCGACCCGCTGCGGGTCCGGGGCCGCCCGGCGGTACGGATCGACGCGGCGGACTTCCTCCGGCCGGCGTCACTCCGCTACGAGCAGGGGCGGACCAATCCGGACGCCTACTATCTCGGCTGGCTCGACGAGCCGGGACTGCGCCGTGAGGTACTCGATCCCGCCGGTCCGGCCGGCTCGGGGCGGATCCTGCCGTCGCTGTGGAACGCCGAGACCGACCGGGCCACCCGGGCCGGGTACCTGACCTTGCCGCCCGGCGGTGTGCTGCTGGTGAGCGGGCCGATCCTGCTCGGCGGCAGCCTCCCCTTCGACGTGGCGGTGCATCTCGTGCTCTCGCCCGGCGCGCTGGCCCGGCGTACTCCGCAGGCGCAGCGGTGGACCCTGCCGGCGTTCGCCCGGTATGCCGACGAGGTGGCCCCGACGACCTTCGCCGACGTCGTCGTCCGACTCGACGACCCCCGCCATCCCGCCCTCGTCGAGTGA
- a CDS encoding DUF2267 domain-containing protein encodes MPNNSYSVFESSLDKTNLILKDIEQAYGWPKERRNQSYAALRTVLHLLRDRLPVQESVHFAAQLPVLVRGIYFEGWEPSVVPIKLNREEFLYEVRAGFPFDVEGGPATVVNTVLNALRRHVTEGEWDDVRSSMPNDFATIMP; translated from the coding sequence GTGCCGAACAATTCGTACTCGGTCTTCGAGTCGTCGCTGGACAAGACCAACCTCATCCTCAAGGACATCGAGCAGGCGTACGGGTGGCCGAAGGAGCGCCGCAACCAGTCGTACGCGGCGCTGCGGACCGTACTGCACCTGCTCCGGGACCGGCTGCCGGTGCAGGAGAGCGTGCACTTCGCGGCCCAGTTGCCGGTGCTGGTGCGCGGGATCTACTTCGAGGGCTGGGAGCCGAGCGTCGTCCCGATCAAGCTGAACCGGGAGGAGTTCCTCTACGAGGTGCGGGCCGGGTTCCCGTTCGACGTCGAGGGCGGCCCGGCGACCGTGGTGAACACGGTGCTGAACGCGCTGCGTCGGCACGTCACCGAGGGCGAGTGGGACGACGTCAGGTCGAGCATGCCGAACGATTTCGCGACGATCATGCCGTAG
- a CDS encoding AEC family transporter — MRGVLTGFGVIWSVTLVGYLVGRYNLLGPHGTTVIARLVFLIATPALLFGTLARSTVADLATPALAAFVLSTVIVAAVYLLVAHFGWRRPAGETTVGAMSASYVNAANLGLPVAAYVLGDVSFVAPVLIFQVLLAAPLFLGVLDVTTTDRGLSVRRLALLPTRNPIMLGSAGGVLVSLSGWQPPAELLRPFDLVGSAAVPLALLALGMSLPGSRPLAPGPGAAQRYVAVTLKIVVQPAVAYLIARYALGLTGPALLAAVVTSALPTAQNVFVFATHYRQAQSHARDVVVLSTVVAALSLTAIAALLG; from the coding sequence ATGCGGGGGGTGCTGACGGGATTCGGCGTGATCTGGTCGGTGACCCTGGTCGGCTACCTCGTCGGGCGGTACAACCTGCTCGGTCCGCACGGCACCACCGTCATCGCCCGGCTGGTCTTCCTGATCGCCACGCCGGCACTGCTCTTCGGCACCCTGGCCCGGTCCACAGTGGCCGATCTGGCCACCCCGGCGCTCGCCGCGTTCGTGCTGAGTACCGTGATCGTGGCGGCGGTCTATCTGCTCGTGGCGCACTTCGGCTGGCGCCGCCCGGCCGGCGAGACGACCGTCGGGGCGATGTCTGCGTCGTACGTCAACGCGGCCAACCTGGGGCTGCCGGTCGCCGCGTACGTGCTCGGCGACGTCTCCTTCGTCGCCCCCGTGCTGATCTTCCAGGTGCTGCTGGCGGCCCCGCTGTTCCTGGGGGTGCTGGACGTGACCACCACCGACCGGGGGCTGTCGGTACGCCGGCTGGCCCTGCTGCCGACCCGCAACCCGATCATGCTCGGTTCGGCGGGCGGGGTGCTGGTCTCGCTCTCCGGCTGGCAGCCGCCGGCCGAACTGCTGCGCCCGTTCGACCTGGTCGGCTCGGCGGCCGTCCCGCTGGCCCTGCTCGCCCTGGGCATGTCACTGCCGGGCAGTCGCCCCCTGGCACCCGGTCCCGGGGCCGCCCAGCGGTACGTCGCCGTCACCCTCAAGATCGTCGTGCAGCCGGCGGTGGCGTACCTGATCGCCCGGTACGCGCTGGGGCTGACCGGGCCGGCCCTGCTCGCCGCCGTGGTCACCTCGGCCCTGCCGACCGCACAGAACGTCTTCGTCTTCGCCACCCACTACCGGCAGGCGCAGTCGCACGCCCGGGACGTCGTGGTGCTCTCCACAGTCGTCGCCGCCCTCTCGCTCACTGCGATCGCCGCCCTGCTCGGCTGA
- a CDS encoding response regulator transcription factor, whose product MIRVLLADDEPLIRAGIRAVLESAGDVEVVAEASDGGAAVDAALRHRVDVALLDIRMPVLDGLDVVDELGRRLPGLRVVMLTSFGAEPNVLRAVQARVAGFVLKNCTPEELILAVRAAHDGDAYLSPAITRLLLGMVAPEPAQRQRQRQARDRLAALTARESEILRLVAEGLSNAEVGRRLRMTELTIKTYVSRILAKLDCTNRVQAALLARDAGPTP is encoded by the coding sequence ATGATCAGGGTGTTGCTCGCCGACGACGAGCCGCTGATCAGGGCCGGCATCCGCGCGGTGCTGGAGTCGGCCGGCGACGTCGAGGTGGTCGCCGAGGCCTCCGACGGCGGCGCGGCCGTCGACGCGGCGTTGCGGCACCGGGTCGACGTGGCGCTGCTCGACATCCGGATGCCGGTGCTGGACGGGCTCGACGTCGTCGACGAACTTGGCCGGCGGCTGCCCGGACTGCGGGTGGTGATGCTCACCTCGTTCGGCGCGGAGCCGAACGTGCTGCGCGCGGTGCAGGCCCGGGTCGCCGGGTTCGTGCTGAAGAACTGCACGCCGGAGGAGCTGATCCTGGCCGTCCGGGCCGCGCACGACGGCGACGCCTACCTCTCCCCCGCGATCACCCGGCTGCTGCTCGGCATGGTGGCGCCGGAACCGGCGCAGCGGCAACGGCAACGGCAGGCGCGGGACCGGCTGGCGGCGCTTACCGCCCGCGAGTCGGAGATCCTGCGCCTGGTAGCCGAGGGTCTGTCCAACGCGGAGGTGGGCCGGCGGCTGCGGATGACCGAGCTGACCATCAAAACCTACGTGAGCCGGATCCTGGCCAAACTCGACTGCACGAACCGGGTGCAGGCGGCCCTGTTGGCCCGGGACGCCGGCCCCACCCCCTGA
- a CDS encoding winged helix-turn-helix domain-containing protein, translated as MSVVAIHPRTPSPAGPNRAGAPRRRSPAAETAPVVRVTVDLPLVGGRYSPELTMLLGLVRQLRDQGADVLTETRLPDGTASALPDGAVSAALPDGASMPAADIGTGLLRVLTAPRVVLRNGRPVPFTRLEFDLLVFLARNPRRVFTRLQLLSNVWGYEHAIARTVDVHVRRLRAKVPPSMRLVTTVHGIGYRLADDAPVRIDDAA; from the coding sequence ATGTCGGTCGTCGCCATCCACCCGCGTACGCCGTCGCCGGCCGGGCCGAACCGGGCGGGAGCACCCCGGCGCCGGTCACCGGCCGCCGAGACCGCACCGGTCGTCCGGGTCACCGTCGACCTGCCGCTGGTCGGCGGACGGTACTCCCCTGAGTTGACCATGCTGCTGGGGCTGGTTCGCCAACTGCGTGACCAGGGCGCCGACGTGCTGACCGAGACCCGCCTGCCGGACGGCACCGCCTCCGCCCTGCCCGATGGCGCCGTGTCCGCCGCCCTGCCGGACGGCGCGTCCATGCCCGCGGCGGACATTGGGACCGGACTGCTGCGGGTGCTTACCGCGCCCCGGGTGGTGCTCCGGAACGGGCGGCCGGTCCCGTTCACCCGGCTGGAGTTCGATCTGCTGGTCTTCCTGGCCCGCAACCCCCGGCGGGTGTTCACCCGGTTGCAGTTGCTCAGCAACGTCTGGGGCTACGAGCACGCCATCGCCCGCACCGTGGACGTGCACGTGCGCCGGCTGCGTGCCAAGGTGCCCCCGTCGATGCGGCTGGTGACCACTGTGCACGGCATCGGCTACCGGCTCGCCGACGACGCTCCGGTGCGGATTGACGACGCTGCCTGA